One stretch of Enterobacter sp. RHBSTW-00994 DNA includes these proteins:
- a CDS encoding acetyl-CoA C-acetyltransferase, whose translation MKNCVIVSATRTAIGNFNGSLASVSAVDLGATVISAALERACLDPNLVDEVIMGNVLQAGLGQNPARQALLKSGIAETVSAFTVNKVCGSGLKSVALAAQAIQAGVAQAIVAGGMENMSQAPYLLDAKARWGYRLGDSQLSDVILRDGLICATHGYHMGITAENVAREYGISREMQDELALQSQHKAAAAIASGAFQAEITPVNVTTRKKTVLFDRDEFPKVDSTAQALATLRPAFDKAGTVTAGNASGINDGAAALVVMLESAALAAGLQPLARIKAYASSGVAPSLMGIGPVPATQKALQMSGLQLSDIDLIEANEAFAAQFLAVGKKLGFEPHKVNVNGGAIALGHPVGASGARILVTLLHALQAQDKTLGLATLCIGGGQGIAMVVERMR comes from the coding sequence ATGAAAAACTGTGTCATTGTCAGCGCGACCCGCACCGCCATCGGCAACTTTAATGGCTCCCTGGCGTCTGTTAGTGCCGTCGATCTCGGCGCGACAGTCATCAGCGCCGCCCTGGAACGGGCGTGCCTCGATCCGAACCTGGTGGATGAAGTCATTATGGGTAACGTATTGCAGGCTGGGCTCGGGCAAAATCCGGCTCGCCAGGCTCTGTTAAAAAGCGGCATTGCCGAGACGGTCAGCGCCTTTACCGTCAACAAGGTTTGCGGCTCCGGTCTTAAAAGCGTGGCCCTGGCTGCGCAGGCCATCCAGGCAGGCGTGGCACAAGCCATCGTGGCTGGGGGCATGGAAAACATGAGCCAGGCACCGTATTTACTAGACGCCAAAGCCCGCTGGGGGTATCGCCTTGGAGATTCGCAACTCTCCGATGTTATCCTGCGCGATGGCCTGATCTGCGCCACCCACGGCTATCATATGGGGATCACGGCCGAAAACGTCGCCCGCGAATATGGTATAAGCCGGGAGATGCAGGACGAACTGGCCCTGCAGTCTCAACACAAAGCAGCAGCAGCCATCGCCTCAGGGGCCTTCCAGGCGGAAATTACCCCGGTTAACGTTACCACTCGCAAAAAGACTGTCCTCTTTGACCGTGATGAGTTTCCTAAAGTGGATTCAACTGCACAGGCTCTGGCAACACTGCGTCCGGCTTTTGACAAAGCCGGCACGGTCACCGCCGGAAATGCCTCCGGCATTAACGATGGGGCTGCGGCCCTTGTGGTTATGCTGGAGTCTGCAGCGCTGGCTGCCGGTTTACAGCCTCTCGCGCGGATCAAAGCTTATGCCAGCAGTGGTGTAGCCCCCTCACTGATGGGCATAGGACCAGTCCCTGCGACGCAAAAAGCCCTGCAGATGAGCGGGTTGCAACTGTCTGATATCGATCTGATCGAAGCCAACGAGGCTTTTGCCGCACAGTTTCTGGCTGTAGGCAAAAAGCTCGGTTTTGAGCCGCATAAGGTGAACGTCAACGGCGGGGCTATTGCGCTCGGGCATCCCGTAGGTGCCAGTGGAGCCCGTATCCTGGTAACGCTTCTGCATGCATTACAGGCACAGGACAAAACCCTGGGGCTGGCAACGTTATGCATTGGCGGCGGCCAGGGGATCGCCATGGTGGTAGAGAGAATGCGCTAA
- the gyrA gene encoding DNA topoisomerase (ATP-hydrolyzing) subunit A has product MSDLAREITPVNIEEELKSSYLDYAMSVIVGRALPDVRDGLKPVHRRVLYAMNVLGNDWNKAYKKSARVVGDVIGKYHPHGDTAVYDTIVRMAQPFSLRYMLVDGQGNFGSVDGDSAAAMRYTEIRMSKIAHELMADLEKETVDFVDNYDGTEKIPDVMPTKIPNLLVNGSSGIAVGMATNIPPHNITEVINGCLAYIDDEDISIEGLMEHIPGPDFPTAAIINGRRGIEEAYRTGRGKIYIRARAEVEADAKTGRETIIVHEIPYQVNKARLIEKIAELVKEKRVEGISALRDESDKDGMRVVIEIKRDAVGEVVLNNLYSQTQLQVSFGINMVALHHGQPKIMNLKEILSAFVRHRREVVTRRTIFELRKARDRAHILEALAVALANIDPIIELIRRAPTPAEAKAGLVARPWELGNVAAMLERAGDDAARPEWLEPEFGVRDGQYYLTEQQAQAILDLRLQKLTGLEHEKLLDEYKELLEQIAELLHILGSADRLMEVIREELELVRDQFGDERRTEITANSSDINIEDLINREDVVVTLSHQGYVKYQPLTDYEAQRRGGKGKSAARIKEEDFIDRLLVANTHDTILCFSSRGRLYWMKVYQLPEASRGARGRPIVNLLPLEPNERITAILPVREYEEGVNVFMATASGTVKKTALTEFSRPRSAGIIAVNLNDGDELIGVDLTSGTDEVMLFSAAGKVVRFKENAVRAMGRTATGVRGIKLAGEDKVVSLIIPRGEGAILTVTQNGYGKRTAEGEYPTKSRGTQGVISIKVTERNGSVVGAVQVDDCDQIMMITDAGTLVRTRVSEISVVGRNTQGVILIRTAEDENVVGLQRVAEPVDDEELDSIDGSVAEGDDEIVPEADTDDDAADDADE; this is encoded by the coding sequence ATGAGCGACCTTGCGAGAGAAATTACACCGGTTAACATCGAGGAAGAGCTGAAGAGCTCCTATCTGGACTATGCGATGTCGGTCATTGTTGGCCGTGCGCTGCCGGACGTCCGCGATGGCCTGAAGCCGGTACACCGTCGCGTACTATACGCCATGAACGTATTGGGCAATGACTGGAATAAAGCCTATAAAAAATCTGCCCGTGTCGTTGGTGACGTAATCGGTAAATATCACCCACACGGTGATACCGCCGTTTATGACACGATCGTGCGTATGGCGCAGCCTTTCTCGCTGCGTTACATGCTGGTAGATGGTCAGGGTAACTTTGGTTCTGTCGACGGCGACTCCGCTGCGGCGATGCGTTATACGGAAATCCGTATGTCGAAAATCGCCCACGAGCTGATGGCCGATCTGGAAAAAGAGACGGTTGATTTCGTTGATAACTACGACGGCACGGAAAAAATTCCTGACGTTATGCCAACGAAAATCCCTAACCTTCTGGTGAACGGTTCATCCGGTATCGCCGTAGGTATGGCAACCAACATTCCACCGCATAACATCACGGAAGTGATCAACGGTTGTCTGGCCTATATCGACGATGAAGACATCAGCATTGAAGGGCTGATGGAACACATTCCGGGTCCGGACTTCCCAACGGCAGCTATCATTAATGGTCGCCGTGGCATCGAAGAAGCTTACCGTACTGGTCGCGGCAAAATTTACATCCGCGCCCGCGCTGAAGTGGAAGCCGATGCAAAAACGGGCCGTGAAACCATCATTGTTCACGAAATCCCTTATCAGGTGAACAAAGCGCGTCTGATTGAAAAAATCGCCGAGCTGGTCAAAGAGAAACGTGTTGAAGGTATCAGCGCGCTGCGTGATGAGTCCGATAAAGACGGGATGCGTGTCGTCATCGAAATCAAACGCGACGCGGTGGGTGAGGTTGTACTGAACAACCTGTACTCCCAGACTCAACTTCAGGTCTCCTTCGGTATCAACATGGTTGCACTGCACCATGGTCAGCCGAAGATCATGAACCTGAAAGAGATCCTGAGTGCATTCGTGCGTCACCGCCGCGAAGTCGTGACTCGCCGTACTATTTTCGAGCTGCGCAAAGCGCGTGACCGTGCTCATATCCTTGAAGCACTGGCTGTCGCACTGGCAAACATCGACCCAATCATCGAGCTGATCCGTCGTGCACCGACGCCAGCAGAAGCGAAAGCTGGACTCGTTGCGCGTCCTTGGGAACTGGGTAACGTTGCGGCGATGCTGGAACGTGCGGGCGACGATGCGGCGCGTCCGGAATGGCTGGAGCCAGAGTTTGGCGTGCGTGATGGTCAGTACTACCTGACTGAACAGCAGGCCCAGGCCATTCTGGATCTGCGTCTGCAGAAACTGACCGGCCTTGAGCATGAAAAACTGCTCGACGAGTACAAAGAGCTGCTGGAACAGATTGCTGAACTGCTGCATATCCTCGGCAGTGCCGATCGTCTGATGGAAGTGATCCGTGAAGAGCTGGAGCTGGTCCGCGATCAGTTTGGTGATGAACGTCGCACTGAAATCACTGCGAATAGCTCTGATATCAACATTGAAGATCTGATCAACCGCGAAGACGTGGTGGTTACCCTGTCTCATCAGGGCTATGTGAAGTATCAGCCACTGACCGACTACGAAGCTCAACGTCGTGGTGGTAAAGGCAAATCAGCAGCACGTATTAAAGAAGAAGACTTTATTGACCGCCTGTTGGTGGCAAACACCCATGACACGATCCTCTGCTTCTCCAGCCGTGGTCGTCTGTACTGGATGAAGGTTTATCAGCTTCCTGAAGCAAGTCGTGGCGCACGTGGCCGTCCAATCGTCAACCTGTTGCCGCTTGAACCAAACGAACGTATCACCGCGATCCTGCCGGTACGTGAGTACGAAGAAGGCGTGAACGTCTTTATGGCGACAGCCAGCGGTACAGTGAAGAAAACTGCACTGACCGAATTCAGCCGTCCACGTTCAGCCGGTATTATTGCCGTCAACCTGAACGACGGTGATGAGCTGATTGGCGTGGATCTGACATCCGGTACGGATGAAGTCATGTTGTTCTCTGCGGCCGGTAAAGTGGTGCGCTTCAAAGAGAACGCTGTTCGTGCGATGGGCCGTACTGCAACAGGTGTACGTGGCATCAAACTGGCGGGTGAAGACAAGGTCGTTTCCCTGATTATTCCGCGTGGCGAAGGTGCAATCCTGACCGTGACGCAGAATGGTTATGGTAAACGTACTGCTGAAGGCGAATACCCAACCAAGTCTCGTGGCACGCAGGGCGTTATCTCTATCAAAGTGACCGAGCGCAACGGTTCCGTTGTTGGCGCGGTACAGGTAGATGATTGTGACCAGATCATGATGATTACCGATGCCGGTACGCTGGTGCGTACTCGTGTCTCTGAAATCAGCGTGGTAGGGCGTAACACCCAGGGCGTGATCCTCATCCGCACAGCGGAAGATGAAAACGTGGTGGGTCTGCAGCGTGTTGCGGAACCTGTGGATGACGAAGAGCTCGATTCCATCGATGGTAGCGTAGCGGAAGGCGATGATGAGATCGTGCCGGAAGCCGATACTGACGATGATGCGGCAGATGATGCCGACGAGTAA
- the ubiG gene encoding bifunctional 2-polyprenyl-6-hydroxyphenol methylase/3-demethylubiquinol 3-O-methyltransferase UbiG, with amino-acid sequence MNAEKSPVTHNVDHEEIAKFEAVASRWWDLDGEFKPLHRINPLRLGYIAERSGGLFGKKILDVGCGGGILAESMAREGASVTGLDMGFEPLQVAKLHALESGIQVDYVQETVEAHAAKHAHQYDVVTCMEMLEHVPDPQSVVRACAKLVKPGGQVFFSTINRNGKAWLMAVVGAEYVLRMVPKGTHDVKKFIKPAELLSWVDQTWLKEQHITGLHYNPLTDKFKLAPGVDVNYMLHTTAKND; translated from the coding sequence ATGAATGCCGAAAAATCCCCGGTGACTCACAACGTTGATCATGAAGAGATCGCCAAATTTGAGGCGGTAGCGTCCCGTTGGTGGGATCTCGACGGTGAGTTTAAACCTCTGCACCGCATTAACCCACTGCGTCTTGGCTATATTGCGGAACGCTCTGGCGGTCTTTTCGGTAAAAAGATCCTCGACGTAGGCTGCGGTGGTGGCATTCTTGCAGAAAGCATGGCACGTGAAGGGGCGAGCGTTACCGGTCTGGACATGGGATTTGAACCGCTACAGGTGGCAAAACTCCACGCGCTGGAAAGCGGTATTCAGGTTGATTACGTACAAGAAACTGTCGAAGCGCATGCAGCAAAACACGCGCACCAGTATGACGTCGTCACCTGTATGGAAATGCTTGAACACGTACCTGATCCCCAGTCTGTCGTGCGTGCTTGCGCGAAGCTCGTTAAACCGGGTGGACAGGTGTTCTTCTCCACCATTAATCGTAACGGTAAAGCCTGGCTGATGGCCGTAGTCGGTGCAGAATACGTCCTGCGCATGGTCCCCAAAGGAACGCATGACGTGAAAAAATTCATCAAACCTGCTGAATTATTAAGCTGGGTCGACCAAACGTGGCTCAAAGAGCAGCACATCACAGGTCTGCATTACAATCCGTTAACCGATAAATTTAAGCTCGCACCCGGCGTGGATGTTAATTATATGTTGCACACAACTGCAAAAAACGACTAA
- the nrdA gene encoding class 1a ribonucleoside-diphosphate reductase subunit alpha: MNQSLLVTKRDGTTERINLDKIHRVLDWAAEGLNNVSISQVELRSHIQFYDGIKTSDIHETIIKAAADLISREAPDYQYLAARLAIFHLRKKAYGQFEPPALYDHVVKMVELGKYDTHLLEDYTEEEFEQMNGFIDHWRDMNFSYAAVKQLEGKYLVQNRVTGEIYESAQFLYILVAACLFSNYPRETRLEYVKRFYDAVSTFKISLPTPIMSGVRTPTRQFSSCVLIECGDSLDSINATSSAIVKYVSQRAGIGINAGRIRALGSPIRGGEAFHTGCIPFYKHFQTAVKSCSQGGVRGGAATLFYPMWHLEVESLLVLKNNRGVEGNRVRHMDYGVQINKLMYTRLLKGEEITLFSPSDVPGLYDAFFADQDEFERLYTKYEKDNSIRKQRVKAVDLFSLMMQERASTGRIYIQNVDHCNTHSPFDPVVAPVRQSNLCLEIALPTKPLNDVNDESGEIALCTLSAFNLGAIKSLDELEELAVLAVRALDALLDYQDYPIPAAKRGAMGRRTLGIGVINFAYWLAKNGKRYSDGSANNLTHQTFEAIQYYLMKASNELAKEQGACPWFNETTYAKGILPIDTYKKDLDAIVSEPLHLDWEGLRESIKTHGLRNSTLSALMPSETSSQISNATNGIEPPRGHVSIKASKDGVLRQVVPDYETLGNNYELLWEMPNNDGYLQLVGIMQKFIDQSISANTNYDPTRFPSGKVPMQQLLKDLLTAYKFGVKTLYYHNTRDGAEDAQDDLAPSIQDDGCESGACKI; encoded by the coding sequence ATGAATCAGAGTCTGCTGGTGACAAAGCGCGACGGTACAACCGAGCGTATCAATCTGGACAAAATCCATCGAGTTCTCGACTGGGCAGCAGAAGGACTGAACAACGTATCTATTTCCCAGGTTGAACTGCGCTCCCATATCCAGTTTTACGACGGTATCAAAACGTCCGACATCCACGAAACCATCATCAAAGCAGCCGCAGATCTGATTTCTCGCGAAGCGCCAGATTATCAGTATCTCGCTGCGCGTCTGGCGATTTTCCACCTGCGTAAAAAAGCGTACGGTCAGTTCGAACCGCCAGCACTGTACGATCACGTGGTGAAAATGGTTGAGTTGGGCAAATACGACACGCATCTGCTGGAAGACTACACGGAAGAAGAGTTCGAGCAGATGAACGGGTTTATCGATCACTGGCGCGATATGAACTTCTCCTACGCCGCCGTGAAGCAACTCGAAGGCAAATACCTGGTTCAGAACCGTGTGACCGGCGAAATCTACGAGAGCGCACAGTTCCTGTATATTCTGGTTGCCGCCTGCCTGTTCTCTAATTATCCGCGTGAAACACGTCTGGAATACGTAAAACGTTTCTACGACGCAGTCTCTACGTTCAAGATTTCTCTGCCTACGCCGATTATGTCTGGCGTGCGCACACCAACCCGTCAGTTCAGCTCTTGCGTATTGATCGAGTGTGGTGACAGCCTGGATTCCATCAACGCCACCTCCAGCGCCATTGTGAAATATGTCTCTCAGCGTGCCGGTATCGGTATTAACGCGGGCCGTATTCGTGCTCTGGGTAGCCCAATTCGCGGTGGTGAAGCTTTCCACACCGGCTGTATCCCGTTCTACAAGCACTTCCAGACTGCGGTAAAATCCTGCTCTCAGGGCGGCGTGCGTGGTGGTGCTGCTACTCTGTTCTACCCGATGTGGCATCTGGAAGTCGAAAGCCTGCTGGTTCTGAAAAACAACCGTGGCGTTGAAGGTAACCGCGTGCGTCACATGGACTACGGTGTGCAGATCAACAAGCTGATGTACACCCGTCTGCTGAAAGGTGAAGAGATCACCCTGTTCAGCCCATCTGACGTCCCTGGCCTCTACGATGCGTTCTTCGCTGACCAGGATGAATTCGAACGTCTGTACACCAAATATGAGAAAGACAACAGCATCCGCAAGCAGCGCGTGAAAGCGGTAGACCTGTTCTCCCTGATGATGCAGGAACGTGCCTCTACCGGCCGTATCTACATTCAGAACGTTGACCACTGCAACACCCACAGCCCATTTGACCCGGTGGTTGCGCCAGTGCGTCAGTCTAATCTGTGCCTGGAAATCGCCCTGCCAACCAAACCGCTGAACGACGTTAACGACGAAAGCGGTGAAATCGCCCTGTGTACGCTGTCAGCGTTCAACCTGGGAGCGATCAAAAGCCTGGACGAGCTTGAAGAGCTGGCTGTGCTGGCAGTACGTGCACTGGATGCCCTGCTGGACTACCAGGATTACCCAATCCCGGCCGCAAAACGTGGCGCAATGGGCCGTCGTACCCTGGGTATTGGCGTGATCAACTTTGCCTACTGGCTGGCGAAAAACGGCAAGCGTTATTCTGATGGCAGTGCGAACAACCTGACGCACCAGACGTTTGAAGCAATTCAGTACTACCTGATGAAAGCCTCTAATGAGCTGGCAAAAGAGCAAGGCGCGTGTCCGTGGTTCAACGAAACCACCTATGCGAAAGGCATTCTGCCGATCGACACCTACAAAAAAGACCTGGACGCGATTGTCAGCGAACCGCTGCACCTCGACTGGGAAGGTCTGCGTGAGTCCATTAAAACTCACGGCCTGCGTAACTCTACGCTCTCTGCCCTGATGCCGTCCGAGACCTCTTCGCAGATCTCTAACGCCACCAACGGTATCGAGCCACCGCGCGGCCACGTCAGCATTAAAGCGTCAAAAGACGGCGTGTTGCGTCAGGTTGTTCCAGATTACGAAACGCTGGGTAACAACTACGAGTTGCTGTGGGAAATGCCAAACAACGACGGCTACCTGCAACTGGTGGGTATCATGCAGAAGTTTATCGATCAGTCGATCTCTGCTAACACCAACTACGACCCGACACGTTTCCCGTCCGGAAAAGTGCCAATGCAGCAATTGCTGAAAGACTTGCTCACTGCCTATAAATTTGGCGTTAAAACCCTGTACTATCACAACACCCGTGATGGTGCAGAAGATGCGCAAGACGACCTTGCTCCTTCTATCCAGGACGATGGCTGCGAAAGCGGCGCATGTAAGATCTAA
- the nrdB gene encoding class Ia ribonucleoside-diphosphate reductase subunit beta: MAYTTFSQTKNDQLKEPMFFGQPVNVARYDQQKYDIFEKLIEKQLSFFWRPEEVDVSRDRIDFQALPDHEKHIFISNLKYQTLLDSIQGRSPNVALLPLISIPELETWVETWAFSETIHSRSYTHIIRNIVNDPAVVFDDIVTNEQIQKRAEGIAHYYDELIEMTSYWHLLGEGTHNVNGKTVTVNLRALKKQLYLCLMSVNALEAIRFYVSFACSFAFAERKLMEGNAKIIRLIARDEALHLTGTQHMLNLLRSGTDDPEMAEIAEECKQDCYDLFVLAAQQEKEWADYLFRDGSMIGLNKDILCQYVEYITNIRMQAVGLDLPFQTRSNPIPWINTWLVSDNVQVAPQEVEVSSYLVGQIDAEVDTDDLSNFQL, translated from the coding sequence ATGGCATACACCACCTTTTCACAGACGAAAAACGACCAGCTCAAAGAGCCGATGTTCTTCGGCCAGCCAGTCAACGTGGCACGCTACGATCAGCAAAAATATGACATCTTCGAAAAGCTGATTGAAAAGCAACTCTCCTTCTTCTGGCGTCCGGAAGAAGTGGATGTTTCCCGCGATCGTATTGATTTTCAGGCGTTGCCGGATCATGAAAAACATATTTTCATCAGTAATCTGAAGTATCAGACGCTGCTGGATTCCATTCAGGGTCGTAGCCCGAACGTGGCGCTGCTGCCGCTGATCTCCATCCCAGAGCTGGAAACCTGGGTTGAAACCTGGGCCTTCTCCGAGACGATCCATTCCCGCTCTTACACCCATATCATCCGCAACATCGTTAACGATCCGGCTGTGGTGTTTGACGATATCGTTACCAACGAGCAGATCCAAAAACGTGCCGAAGGGATTGCCCACTACTACGATGAGCTCATCGAGATGACCAGCTACTGGCATCTGCTGGGCGAAGGTACACACAATGTGAACGGCAAAACCGTTACCGTGAATCTGCGTGCGCTGAAAAAACAGCTGTACCTGTGCCTGATGAGCGTGAACGCGCTGGAAGCCATTCGCTTCTACGTGAGCTTCGCCTGCTCCTTCGCCTTTGCTGAACGCAAGCTGATGGAAGGGAATGCCAAAATCATTCGCCTCATCGCCCGCGATGAAGCCCTGCACCTGACTGGCACGCAGCACATGCTGAACCTGCTGCGCAGCGGAACGGATGATCCAGAGATGGCGGAAATCGCAGAAGAGTGCAAACAGGACTGTTATGACCTGTTCGTGCTGGCGGCTCAGCAGGAGAAAGAGTGGGCAGATTACCTGTTCCGCGACGGCTCCATGATTGGCCTGAATAAAGACATTCTGTGCCAGTATGTTGAGTACATTACCAACATCCGCATGCAGGCTGTCGGTCTTGATCTGCCGTTCCAGACGCGCTCCAACCCGATTCCATGGATCAACACCTGGCTGGTGTCCGATAACGTGCAGGTTGCGCCGCAGGAAGTGGAAGTGAGTTCTTATCTTGTGGGTCAGATCGACGCGGAAGTTGATACTGACGACCTGAGCAACTTCCAGCTCTGA
- the yfaE gene encoding class I ribonucleotide reductase maintenance protein YfaE — MTRVTLRLSGTEVLCQEEHPSLLVALEAHQVEVEYQCRAGYCGSCRCRLVAGQVDWLTEPLAFINEGEILPCCCRAKGDIEIEM, encoded by the coding sequence ATGACGCGCGTAACCCTTCGCCTTTCTGGCACAGAAGTGCTGTGTCAGGAAGAGCACCCTTCTCTGCTGGTGGCGCTTGAAGCGCATCAGGTTGAGGTAGAGTACCAGTGTCGTGCCGGGTATTGCGGCTCCTGCCGCTGCCGCCTGGTCGCAGGCCAGGTCGACTGGCTGACCGAACCGCTGGCCTTTATCAACGAAGGGGAAATTTTGCCCTGCTGCTGCCGGGCAAAAGGCGATATTGAGATCGAGATGTGA
- the glpQ gene encoding glycerophosphodiester phosphodiesterase — protein MKLTQFATSLLLVGLMTGSALAAEKIVIAHRGASGYLPEHTLPAKAMAYAQGADYLEQDLVMTKDDHLVVLHDHYLDRVTDVAERFPDRARKDGRYYAIDFTLDEIRSLKFTEGFGIENGKTVQVYPGRFPMGKSDFRIHTFEEEIEFVQGLNHSTGKNIGIYPEIKAPWFHHQEGKDIAVKTLEVLKQYGYTSKKDKVYLQCFDAAELKRIKTELEPKMGMNLNLVQLIAYTDWNETQEKQPDGKWANYNYDWMFTPGAMKQIAQYADGIGPDYHMLVAQGSTAGHVKLTDMVKEAHASKMQVHPYTVRADQLPEYATDVNQLYDVLYNQAGVDGLFTDFPDKAVGFLKDKR, from the coding sequence ATGAAATTAACTCAATTCGCCACGAGCCTGCTGCTGGTGGGGTTAATGACGGGTTCTGCACTGGCCGCCGAAAAGATTGTTATCGCCCATCGTGGCGCGAGCGGCTATCTGCCAGAGCATACGCTCCCGGCCAAAGCGATGGCTTATGCACAAGGGGCCGATTACCTGGAGCAGGATCTGGTGATGACGAAGGACGACCATCTGGTTGTCCTGCATGACCACTATCTTGACCGTGTTACGGACGTGGCAGAACGTTTCCCGGACCGCGCCCGTAAAGATGGCCGCTACTACGCCATTGATTTCACGCTCGATGAGATCCGTTCGCTGAAATTTACCGAAGGCTTCGGGATTGAGAACGGCAAGACGGTACAGGTCTATCCGGGGCGTTTCCCGATGGGCAAATCTGATTTCCGTATTCATACCTTTGAAGAGGAGATTGAGTTTGTTCAGGGGCTGAACCACTCGACGGGCAAAAATATCGGTATTTACCCGGAAATTAAAGCGCCGTGGTTCCACCATCAGGAAGGGAAAGATATTGCGGTGAAAACGCTGGAAGTGCTGAAACAGTACGGCTACACCAGCAAGAAGGACAAGGTCTATCTGCAATGTTTTGATGCCGCTGAACTGAAGCGCATTAAAACCGAGCTGGAACCAAAGATGGGGATGAACCTCAACCTGGTGCAGCTGATTGCCTATACCGACTGGAATGAAACCCAGGAGAAACAGCCTGACGGGAAGTGGGCGAACTACAACTACGACTGGATGTTTACGCCGGGCGCGATGAAGCAGATTGCGCAGTACGCTGACGGTATTGGGCCGGATTACCATATGTTGGTGGCACAAGGCTCAACGGCGGGTCACGTGAAGCTGACGGATATGGTGAAAGAAGCACATGCCAGTAAGATGCAGGTGCATCCTTACACGGTGCGTGCAGACCAGCTACCGGAGTATGCGACGGACGTGAACCAACTGTACGACGTGTTGTATAACCAGGCGGGCGTGGACGGATTGTTTACGGATTTCCCGGATAAAGCGGTAGGTTTTTTGAAGGATAAACGCTGA
- the glpT gene encoding glycerol-3-phosphate transporter has translation MLSIFKPAPHRARLPEAEIDPLYRRLRWQIFLGIFFGYAAYYLVRKNFTLAMPYLIEQGFSRGDLGFALSGISIAYGFSKFIMGSVSDRSNPRVFLPAGLILAAAVMLFMGFVPWATSSIAIMFVLLFLCGWFQGMGWPPCGRTMVHWWSQKERGGIVSVWNCAHNVGGGIPPLLFLLGMAWFNDWKAALYMPAFGAVLVAIIAFALMRDTPQSCGLPPIEEYKNDYPDDYSEQHEEELTAKQIFMKYVLPNKLLWYIAIANVFVYLLRYGILDWSPTYLKEVKHFALDKSSWAYFLYEYAGIPGTLLCGWMSDKVFKGNRGATGVFFMTLVTIATVVYWLNPPGNPGVDMICMIVIGFLIYGPVMLIGLHALELAPKKAAGTAAGFTGLFGYLGGSVAASAIVGYTVDFFGWDGGFMVMIGGSVLAVLLLIIVMFGEKRHHAEMLARRQ, from the coding sequence ATGCTGAGTATCTTCAAACCTGCGCCGCATCGGGCGCGTCTGCCAGAGGCAGAGATTGATCCGCTATACCGTCGCCTGCGCTGGCAAATCTTCCTGGGCATTTTCTTCGGATATGCGGCTTACTATCTGGTACGCAAAAACTTTACCCTGGCTATGCCCTATCTGATTGAGCAGGGCTTTTCGCGCGGCGATCTGGGGTTTGCGCTGTCCGGGATCTCGATTGCTTATGGCTTTTCCAAATTCATTATGGGGTCGGTGTCAGACCGCTCGAACCCGCGTGTATTTTTACCGGCAGGGTTGATTCTTGCGGCTGCGGTCATGTTGTTTATGGGGTTTGTGCCGTGGGCAACCTCCAGCATTGCCATCATGTTTGTTCTGCTGTTCTTATGTGGCTGGTTCCAGGGGATGGGGTGGCCGCCGTGTGGGCGTACGATGGTGCACTGGTGGTCGCAGAAAGAGCGTGGTGGCATTGTCTCGGTGTGGAACTGCGCGCATAACGTGGGCGGCGGTATCCCGCCACTGCTTTTCCTGCTGGGAATGGCGTGGTTTAACGACTGGAAAGCCGCGCTTTACATGCCTGCCTTTGGCGCGGTTCTGGTGGCGATTATTGCTTTTGCACTGATGCGCGATACGCCACAGTCCTGCGGATTGCCCCCTATTGAAGAGTACAAGAATGATTACCCGGACGATTACAGCGAACAACATGAAGAAGAGTTGACGGCGAAGCAGATCTTCATGAAGTACGTTCTGCCCAATAAATTGCTGTGGTATATCGCGATAGCGAACGTCTTTGTCTACCTGCTGCGTTACGGCATCCTCGACTGGTCACCGACCTATCTCAAAGAGGTGAAGCATTTTGCGCTGGATAAATCCTCCTGGGCTTACTTCCTGTATGAATATGCAGGGATCCCTGGCACGCTGCTTTGCGGCTGGATGTCAGATAAGGTGTTTAAAGGCAATCGTGGTGCAACGGGTGTCTTCTTTATGACGCTGGTGACCATTGCGACGGTGGTTTACTGGCTCAACCCGCCGGGTAACCCTGGCGTTGATATGATTTGTATGATTGTGATCGGCTTCCTGATTTATGGTCCGGTCATGCTGATTGGTCTGCATGCGCTGGAGCTTGCACCGAAAAAAGCAGCTGGGACGGCGGCAGGCTTTACCGGCTTGTTCGGCTACCTCGGTGGTTCCGTCGCGGCGAGTGCCATCGTGGGTTATACCGTGGACTTCTTCGGCTGGGATGGTGGCTTTATGGTGATGATTGGCGGCAGCGTGCTGGCTGTTCTGCTGTTAATTATCGTGATGTTTGGTGAGAAACGTCACCACGCCGAAATGCTCGCGCGTCGTCAATAA